Proteins encoded together in one Pseudomonadota bacterium window:
- the mfd gene encoding transcription-repair coupling factor, with amino-acid sequence MDRIAVSDGKTYSDIFSPQLPALPASVVRWGRLYGAAPALAISAAADKHGKPVIVVCNSAAEAAKLCDELRFFAPPDLPVSQFPDWETLPYDVFSPHQDIVSERLATLLQIPSLERAVIVVPIATLMQRLATPAWVRGRSLLLEKGQQLELGSLQQELVAAGYRRVPQVFEHGEFAIRGSLVDLFPMGGHSPLRIDLLDDEIDTLRYFNAETQRSAESVNRVRLLPAREFPLDENGIRFFRRRFRQRFEGDPSASQLYQEVSKGNAPGGTEYYLPLFHEQMSSLLNYLPAGSLAILPADLDAALGAAWSEIVDRYEQRRHDTARPILRPDEICCPPEELQELFQAMPRIVWQPFEWPGADPGNWHFASNKPPALNLDPRAVEPAAALQRYLASFSGRILFAAESAGRRETLIEILAGHGISLPACENWQAFIASSQKLAVTVAPVQQGLQLQQPALALIAEDQLFGERVRQSRRRRRAARDPEQIIRELTDLQTGSPVVHEDYGVGRYLGLVTKTIDQTPLEMLVLEYAGGDKLYVPVHALRLISRYTGGSPDSAPLHRLGGNQWQRIRQKARERIHDVAAELLELYATRESRTGHRCEYDERDYRAFSAEFPFEETADQEQAIVEVLRDLRDGKPMDRVVCGDVGFGKTEVALRATFAAISGGRQVALLVPTTLLAQQHYQTFCDRFADWPVKVEMLSRFRKGKQAREIIAELKSGIVDIVIGTHRLLQPEVAFANLGLVIIDEEQRFGVRHKERLKSLRAEVDVLTLTATPIPRTLNMAIGGLREMSLIATPPAERHAIKTFVSQWDDALIKEACMREVRRGGQIFFVHNEIRTIENMAARLARLLPDLSIRIGHGQMREIELEQVMLDFYHQRFSLLLCTTIIESGLDLPAANTIVINRADKLGLAQLHQLRGRVGRSHHRAYAYLIAPPLSTISGDAARRLEAIESLEELGAGFTLATHDLEIRGAGELLGEEQSGQIHELGFSLYMDMLKKAVHAMRSGQALSADENANPGIEAELRVAALIPEDYLPDVHLRLILYKRIANADSEEALRELQVEMIDRFGLLPAPSKALFRLARVKLRAQALGIRRLEATAKSGSLWFSGKTPVEPLTLIQLIRKEPSRYRLDGQDRLRFTVDMPDEESRFAELEAILSLLAA; translated from the coding sequence TTGGATCGCATTGCCGTGAGCGATGGAAAGACATACAGCGATATTTTCTCCCCACAACTACCGGCATTGCCTGCCTCGGTAGTTCGCTGGGGCCGTCTTTATGGGGCGGCGCCGGCGCTGGCAATCAGTGCCGCTGCCGATAAGCACGGCAAACCGGTCATCGTGGTTTGCAATAGCGCGGCCGAAGCGGCGAAGCTCTGTGACGAGCTCCGGTTTTTTGCCCCGCCGGACTTGCCGGTCAGTCAGTTCCCCGACTGGGAAACCCTGCCATACGATGTATTTTCGCCGCACCAGGACATTGTTTCGGAACGCCTCGCGACGCTTCTGCAAATCCCCAGCCTGGAGCGCGCTGTAATCGTCGTGCCCATCGCCACGCTGATGCAGCGCCTGGCGACACCCGCGTGGGTACGCGGGCGATCCTTGCTGCTCGAAAAGGGGCAGCAACTGGAGCTCGGCAGCTTGCAACAAGAGCTGGTTGCGGCCGGTTACCGGCGCGTGCCGCAGGTATTCGAACACGGCGAGTTTGCGATACGCGGTTCACTGGTCGACCTGTTTCCGATGGGCGGCCATTCTCCATTGCGGATAGACCTGCTCGATGACGAAATCGACACCTTGCGCTACTTCAATGCAGAGACGCAACGATCCGCGGAAAGCGTGAACCGGGTGCGGTTGTTGCCGGCGCGCGAATTTCCGCTGGACGAAAACGGCATACGGTTTTTTCGGCGACGTTTTCGGCAGCGGTTCGAAGGCGACCCCAGCGCCAGCCAGCTATATCAGGAAGTTTCGAAGGGCAATGCGCCGGGCGGCACCGAGTACTATTTGCCATTGTTTCACGAACAAATGAGTTCCCTGCTGAATTATCTGCCTGCCGGGTCCCTGGCCATCCTGCCAGCGGATCTCGACGCTGCGCTGGGCGCGGCGTGGAGCGAAATCGTCGACAGATACGAACAGCGGCGTCACGATACCGCGCGCCCCATCCTCAGACCCGATGAAATCTGCTGCCCGCCGGAAGAACTCCAGGAACTTTTCCAGGCGATGCCACGTATCGTCTGGCAACCATTCGAATGGCCGGGTGCAGACCCGGGCAATTGGCATTTTGCGAGCAACAAACCACCGGCGCTGAACCTCGACCCCAGGGCCGTGGAGCCGGCCGCGGCATTGCAGCGCTACCTCGCATCCTTCTCTGGGCGCATCCTGTTCGCGGCCGAATCGGCGGGCAGGCGGGAAACCTTGATCGAGATACTCGCCGGCCACGGCATCAGCCTGCCGGCTTGCGAGAACTGGCAGGCATTCATCGCCTCCAGCCAGAAACTGGCGGTCACGGTGGCGCCGGTCCAGCAGGGCCTGCAACTTCAACAGCCGGCACTGGCTTTGATTGCCGAAGACCAGCTTTTCGGTGAACGGGTGCGGCAAAGCCGCCGCCGGCGACGGGCCGCGCGCGATCCCGAACAGATCATTCGCGAGTTGACCGATCTGCAGACAGGGTCCCCGGTGGTGCACGAAGATTACGGTGTCGGGCGCTATCTCGGGCTGGTGACAAAAACCATCGACCAGACACCCTTGGAAATGCTGGTCCTCGAATACGCCGGCGGCGACAAACTCTACGTCCCCGTCCATGCCTTGCGACTGATCAGCCGTTATACCGGCGGGTCACCGGATTCCGCCCCTTTGCACCGGCTCGGCGGCAACCAATGGCAAAGAATCCGCCAGAAGGCGCGTGAGCGCATCCACGATGTCGCTGCCGAGCTGCTCGAACTTTATGCGACCCGCGAATCCCGAACCGGCCATCGATGCGAATACGATGAGCGCGACTATCGCGCATTTTCCGCCGAATTCCCATTCGAGGAAACCGCCGACCAGGAGCAGGCGATCGTCGAGGTCCTGCGCGACCTGCGCGATGGCAAACCGATGGACAGGGTGGTCTGCGGCGATGTCGGTTTTGGCAAGACCGAGGTCGCGTTGCGCGCCACTTTTGCCGCGATCAGCGGCGGCCGCCAGGTCGCCTTGCTGGTCCCGACGACCTTGCTTGCACAACAGCACTACCAGACTTTTTGCGATCGTTTTGCCGACTGGCCGGTCAAGGTTGAAATGCTGTCACGATTCAGGAAAGGCAAGCAGGCCAGGGAAATCATCGCCGAACTGAAAAGCGGCATCGTCGATATCGTGATCGGCACGCATCGCCTGCTCCAGCCAGAAGTCGCTTTTGCCAATCTGGGCCTGGTCATTATCGATGAGGAACAACGTTTCGGCGTGCGCCACAAGGAACGGCTCAAGTCCCTGCGCGCTGAAGTCGATGTGCTGACCCTGACTGCCACGCCAATCCCGCGCACGCTGAACATGGCCATCGGCGGGTTGCGGGAAATGTCGCTGATCGCAACACCGCCCGCCGAGCGGCACGCGATCAAGACTTTTGTCAGTCAATGGGATGACGCGCTGATCAAGGAAGCCTGTATGCGAGAAGTACGCCGCGGCGGGCAGATCTTTTTTGTCCACAATGAAATCCGGACGATTGAAAATATGGCGGCAAGGCTCGCCCGGCTGCTCCCCGATCTCAGCATTCGGATCGGCCACGGCCAGATGCGTGAAATAGAACTGGAACAGGTCATGCTCGATTTCTACCACCAGCGTTTCAGCCTGTTGCTGTGCACGACCATCATCGAAAGCGGTCTCGACTTGCCCGCCGCCAACACCATCGTCATCAATCGCGCGGATAAGCTTGGCCTGGCCCAGTTACACCAGTTGCGGGGCCGCGTGGGCCGTTCCCATCATCGTGCCTACGCCTACCTGATCGCCCCGCCCCTCTCGACGATTAGCGGTGATGCCGCGCGGCGGCTGGAAGCCATCGAATCGCTGGAAGAGCTGGGCGCCGGCTTCACGCTGGCCACCCACGATCTGGAAATCCGGGGCGCCGGGGAACTGCTCGGAGAGGAACAAAGCGGACAAATTCACGAACTGGGCTTTTCGCTATACATGGACATGCTGAAAAAAGCGGTCCATGCGATGCGCTCCGGGCAAGCGCTTTCAGCGGACGAGAATGCCAATCCGGGCATCGAAGCGGAACTGCGCGTGGCCGCGCTGATCCCCGAAGATTACCTGCCCGATGTCCACTTGCGGCTGATCCTTTACAAGCGCATCGCCAACGCGGACAGCGAGGAGGCTCTGCGGGAACTTCAGGTCGAAATGATCGATCGCTTCGGCCTGCTGCCAGCACCAAGCAAAGCGCTGTTCCGGCTGGCAAGAGTCAAATTGCGCGCCCAGGCATTGGGGATTCGCAGACTCGAAGCGACCGCGAAAAGCGGCAGTCTCTGGTTTTCCGGCAAAACGCCGGTTGAGCCGCTGACGCTGATCCAGCTAATCCGCAAGGAACCATCCCGTTATCGTCTTGACGGCCAGGACCGTCTGCGCTTCACGGTCGACATGCCCGACGAGGAAAGCCGTTTTGCGGAGCTTGAAGCCATTTTGTCTTTGTTGGCAGCCTGA
- a CDS encoding diguanylate cyclase: MKQLTVTALEAVIDASGQGVMVIDVSSDERPVVFVNDELARLTGVPKSGFQHNGLDEFAGIFADTDIVADCERCLGSDSSTDKLISGVRPDGRAIHGAMHISCIETRSNKVSHIVVYIREIHDPELASENLASADFESAIRNDRLTGLYQRRYFERILNREWGSAIRDKGTVALFLIQIDEFGEYSKTFGRQAADACLRQIGSAVKAVARRSSDLAGRFENEILVAMARNMDESQCAQLGQRFVDQVSRLCIHHPHSAVHHYVSISVGVVNASPAPGTVPGQALEEARDALDEAISRGGRRILTRLFKN; this comes from the coding sequence GTGAAGCAACTCACCGTTACCGCGCTGGAGGCAGTGATCGACGCCAGCGGCCAAGGCGTAATGGTTATCGATGTGAGCTCAGACGAGCGGCCGGTCGTATTTGTCAATGACGAACTAGCCAGGCTGACCGGCGTGCCAAAATCCGGTTTTCAGCACAACGGCCTGGATGAATTCGCCGGTATTTTCGCGGATACGGATATCGTTGCCGATTGTGAGCGTTGCCTGGGCAGCGATTCGTCGACCGATAAACTGATCAGCGGGGTCAGGCCGGATGGCCGCGCGATTCATGGCGCGATGCATATCAGTTGCATAGAGACCCGCAGTAACAAGGTTTCCCATATCGTGGTCTATATACGCGAGATCCACGATCCGGAGCTTGCCAGCGAGAACCTCGCGTCGGCCGATTTTGAATCGGCGATCCGTAACGACCGTTTGACCGGCTTGTATCAGCGTCGCTATTTTGAGCGCATCCTGAACCGTGAGTGGGGCAGCGCTATTCGGGACAAAGGGACGGTTGCGCTGTTTCTGATCCAGATTGACGAGTTTGGCGAGTACAGCAAGACCTTTGGCCGCCAGGCGGCCGATGCCTGCTTGCGGCAGATTGGCAGTGCCGTGAAAGCGGTCGCCAGGCGTTCAAGCGATCTGGCCGGCCGCTTCGAGAATGAAATTCTGGTCGCCATGGCCAGGAACATGGACGAGAGTCAGTGTGCGCAGCTTGGCCAGCGTTTTGTCGACCAGGTCAGTCGCTTGTGCATACACCACCCGCATTCGGCGGTTCACCATTATGTCAGTATCAGTGTCGGGGTGGTTAACGCATCGCCAGCCCCGGGGACTGTCCCCGGACAGGCGTTAGAAGAGGCCAGAGACGCGCTCGACGAGGCGATCTCCCGCGGAGGCAGACGCATATTGACCCGCCTGTTCAAGAACTAG